The following coding sequences lie in one Euhalothece natronophila Z-M001 genomic window:
- a CDS encoding helix-turn-helix domain-containing transcriptional regulator yields MSKTRSYKEDLLEALTDPIEAREYLNTALEDENPEVFLLALRDVVEANSQTQHDSTRHYGSVSDLHATLEKGNSDLDRVRSLLNQIGFKLVVEVNQ; encoded by the coding sequence ATGAGTAAAACAAGAAGTTACAAAGAGGATTTGCTAGAAGCGTTGACCGATCCCATTGAAGCGAGAGAATATCTTAACACTGCTTTGGAAGATGAGAATCCTGAAGTGTTTTTACTTGCCTTGAGAGATGTTGTGGAAGCTAACAGTCAAACCCAACACGATTCGACGAGGCACTACGGTTCGGTGTCTGACCTACACGCTACCCTTGAAAAAGGCAATTCTGACCTTGATCGCGTTCGCAGTCTCCTCAATCAAATCGGGTTTAAGTTAGTTGTTGAAGTGAATCAGTGA
- a CDS encoding helix-turn-helix domain-containing protein — protein MAGVIKIEIAESAQELKKQLNFSQNSEVKERIQVLYWLKTNQVRSTGALASLIGKHRTTVSRWLSKYRKGGLKGLLEVKKSPGRVPKITPSVEKKLIQELEDPEGFSSYKEIQTWLQLIQDIDISYSAVHKRVRYGLEGKLKVPRPVHSKQELGAPEAFKKN, from the coding sequence ATGGCAGGTGTCATTAAAATTGAGATTGCCGAGTCAGCTCAAGAGCTTAAAAAACAGCTCAACTTCTCCCAAAACAGTGAAGTCAAAGAACGAATCCAAGTCTTGTATTGGCTGAAAACGAACCAAGTCAGAAGTACCGGCGCGCTCGCCTCCCTAATCGGAAAACACCGAACGACAGTATCAAGATGGCTCAGTAAATATCGCAAAGGAGGTCTCAAAGGTCTTTTAGAAGTTAAGAAAAGTCCTGGGCGAGTCCCTAAAATCACGCCATCAGTAGAAAAAAAATTAATCCAAGAACTAGAAGATCCAGAAGGATTTTCTAGTTATAAGGAAATTCAAACATGGCTTCAGTTAATTCAAGATATTGATATTAGTTATAGTGCTGTTCATAAACGAGTCCGCTATGGTTTAGAAGGAAAACTGAAAGTGCCACGTCCAGTTCATAGCAAACAGGAATTGGGAGCACCGGAAGCTTTTAAAAAAAACTAA
- a CDS encoding DUF4160 domain-containing protein, producing MYPNDHQPAHVHVLKAGGKIKFDISRLDDIQVITVVGMKDKEAFTAFKLVQEHQKFLLSKWEEIHG from the coding sequence ATCTATCCTAACGACCATCAACCTGCTCATGTTCATGTCTTAAAGGCGGGGGGAAAAATTAAGTTTGATATTTCTAGGCTGGACGATATCCAAGTTATTACGGTAGTGGGAATGAAAGATAAAGAAGCCTTTACTGCATTTAAGTTGGTGCAAGAACATCAAAAGTTTTTGTTATCGAAATGGGAGGAAATACATGGTTAA
- a CDS encoding ADP-ribosylglycohydrolase family protein produces the protein MVLGAIAGDIIGSIYESPWNNIKTKSFPLFQSESRFTDDTVLTVAVADAILNNQSYIIKLKEYYHRYPNAGFGGNFRRWAASDNTEPYYSFGNGSAMRVSPVAYAFSDLETVKNEALKSAAVTHNHPEGIKGAQAIAMAIFLARSNISKAKIQEKIKEFCQYDLNLTVSELQKTYCFDLSCQGSVPQAIICFLEATDFEDAIRNAISIGGDSDTLACMTGAIAEAFYQEIPEGILKETYQRLDGHLKTVIEDFKQQYL, from the coding sequence ATGGTCTTAGGTGCAATTGCAGGAGACATTATCGGTTCAATTTATGAATCACCATGGAATAATATTAAAACTAAATCGTTTCCTCTTTTCCAAAGTGAAAGTCGTTTTACAGATGATACGGTTCTCACTGTCGCTGTCGCCGATGCGATCCTCAATAATCAAAGTTATATCATAAAGTTAAAAGAATACTATCATCGCTATCCTAATGCTGGGTTTGGAGGAAACTTTCGTCGTTGGGCAGCCAGTGATAATACTGAACCATACTATAGTTTTGGGAATGGTTCAGCAATGCGAGTTAGTCCAGTTGCCTATGCGTTCTCTGATTTAGAAACGGTAAAAAACGAAGCCTTAAAAAGTGCTGCCGTAACTCATAATCATCCTGAAGGAATTAAAGGGGCGCAGGCAATTGCTATGGCAATATTTTTAGCGCGATCTAATATTAGTAAAGCAAAAATTCAGGAAAAAATTAAAGAGTTTTGTCAATATGATCTTAATTTAACTGTCTCAGAACTGCAAAAAACATATTGTTTTGATTTATCTTGTCAGGGATCAGTTCCTCAAGCGATTATTTGCTTTTTAGAGGCAACGGACTTTGAAGATGCAATTCGTAATGCTATTTCCATTGGTGGGGATAGTGATACTCTTGCTTGTATGACAGGGGCAATAGCAGAGGCTTTTTATCAGGAGATTCCTGAGGGGATTTTAAAAGAAACTTATCAACGGTTAGATGGGCACTTGAAAACAGTTATTGAGGATTTTAAACAACAATATTTATAA
- the glmS gene encoding glutamine--fructose-6-phosphate transaminase (isomerizing), translating into MCGIVGYIGTQTASDILISGLEKLEYRGYDSAGIATIFEDELHCVRAKGKLHNLRSKIEQNHHPAQIGIGHTRWATHGKPEEHNAHPHLDMARRVAVVQNGIIENHRELREELKTQGHQFVSDTDTEVIPHLIAEILTQTKDSDSPLLEAVQKAVTRLNGAYAIAVICADYPDEMVIAREQAPLVIGFGQGEFFCASDTPALIPHTRAVLSLDNGEIAKLTPLGVEIYNESGDRVKKTPRTLDWNPIVVEKQGFRHFMLKEIYEQPGVVRTCLEAYLDKDWHANQNAQTSPINLNLSSSLTENLEHIQILACGTSWHAALVGKYLLEQLVGIPTTVQYASEFRYAPTPITSHTLTIGVTQSGETADTLAALDLEKHRRENLENKFHPHLLGITNRPESTLGQMVDEVIDTHAGIEIGVAATKTFIAQLIGFYCLSLDLAYQRKTLPEERIEEILDNLRYLPAQIELILESQERYIEELAHEFIETQDFIFVGRGINFPIALEGALKLKEISYIHAEGYPAGEMKHGPIALLDNKVPVVSIAMPGSVYDKVLSNAQEAKARDARLIGVTVMNNQEAKETFNDLLPVPEVEELISPLVTVIPLQLLSYHIAARRGLDVDQPRNLAKSVTVE; encoded by the coding sequence ATGTGTGGAATCGTTGGTTATATTGGCACACAAACCGCCTCAGATATTTTAATTTCAGGATTAGAGAAATTGGAGTATCGCGGTTACGACTCCGCAGGTATTGCTACCATCTTTGAAGACGAATTACACTGTGTTCGCGCAAAAGGAAAACTGCACAACCTTCGCTCCAAAATTGAGCAAAACCATCATCCTGCCCAAATTGGCATCGGACACACTCGCTGGGCGACTCATGGCAAGCCAGAAGAACATAATGCCCATCCTCACCTCGATATGGCAAGACGAGTGGCTGTGGTTCAAAATGGTATCATTGAAAACCATCGGGAACTGCGAGAAGAATTAAAAACCCAAGGACATCAATTTGTTTCTGATACCGATACAGAAGTGATTCCTCACCTAATCGCTGAAATATTAACTCAAACTAAAGACAGTGACTCTCCACTCTTAGAAGCTGTCCAAAAAGCTGTTACGCGCTTAAATGGGGCTTATGCCATTGCCGTTATTTGTGCCGATTATCCTGATGAAATGGTGATTGCCCGTGAACAAGCCCCCCTTGTCATTGGGTTTGGACAAGGAGAATTTTTCTGTGCTTCTGATACTCCTGCTTTAATTCCCCATACCCGAGCGGTTTTATCTTTAGATAATGGTGAAATTGCCAAGTTAACCCCTCTCGGTGTCGAAATTTACAATGAAAGCGGCGATCGCGTTAAGAAAACTCCCCGTACCCTAGACTGGAACCCCATTGTGGTAGAAAAGCAAGGCTTCCGTCATTTTATGCTCAAAGAAATTTACGAGCAACCAGGGGTTGTCCGTACCTGTTTAGAAGCCTATCTCGATAAAGACTGGCACGCTAATCAAAATGCCCAAACTTCCCCTATCAATCTCAATCTCTCCTCTAGCCTCACTGAAAATTTAGAACATATTCAAATCCTTGCTTGCGGAACCAGTTGGCACGCTGCCTTAGTGGGAAAATATCTCTTAGAGCAATTAGTAGGCATTCCCACCACTGTCCAGTATGCCTCAGAATTTCGTTATGCCCCAACTCCCATTACCTCTCACACCCTCACCATTGGAGTTACCCAGTCAGGAGAAACCGCCGATACTCTCGCCGCCTTAGACTTAGAAAAACACCGTCGGGAAAACTTAGAAAATAAATTTCATCCCCACCTATTAGGCATTACCAACCGCCCCGAAAGCACGCTTGGGCAAATGGTCGATGAAGTGATTGATACTCATGCAGGAATAGAAATTGGCGTGGCTGCCACCAAAACCTTTATTGCCCAACTAATTGGTTTTTATTGCCTCTCCCTAGACCTAGCTTATCAACGTAAAACCCTTCCTGAAGAGCGCATTGAGGAAATTCTAGATAACTTACGCTATCTTCCCGCCCAAATTGAACTCATTTTAGAGAGTCAAGAGCGGTATATTGAAGAGTTAGCCCATGAATTTATCGAAACCCAAGACTTTATTTTTGTGGGACGCGGCATTAACTTTCCCATTGCCTTAGAAGGCGCATTAAAACTAAAAGAAATCAGTTATATTCATGCTGAGGGCTATCCTGCTGGAGAAATGAAACATGGTCCGATCGCGCTTTTAGATAATAAAGTGCCTGTGGTTTCCATTGCTATGCCTGGCAGCGTTTATGACAAAGTTTTATCTAATGCTCAAGAAGCCAAAGCCAGAGATGCGCGGTTAATTGGGGTAACGGTAATGAATAATCAGGAAGCCAAGGAAACGTTTAATGATCTATTACCTGTTCCTGAAGTTGAGGAATTAATTTCACCTTTAGTCACCGTAATTCCTTTACAATTATTGTCCTATCATATTGCAGCACGGCGCGGCTTAGATGTGGATCAACCTCGAAACTTAGCAAAGTCTGTAACTGTTGAGTGA
- a CDS encoding PIN domain-containing protein: MHWFSSLSEIPSVPGFVVMELIQGTKNKQQVRQVLQLVAPLPIIWLSENDCNRALSDFTTYRLSDNIGLIDALIASCAVGNNAILCTFNVKHYQMIPRLRIEKPYNR; the protein is encoded by the coding sequence GTGCATTGGTTTTCGAGCCTTTCCGAAATTCCCAGCGTTCCTGGCTTTGTGGTGATGGAGTTGATTCAAGGGACAAAAAATAAGCAACAAGTTCGCCAAGTCTTACAATTGGTTGCACCCCTTCCTATAATTTGGCTAAGTGAGAACGATTGCAATCGTGCTTTGTCCGACTTTACAACTTATCGTTTATCGGACAACATAGGATTAATTGATGCTTTGATTGCTTCCTGTGCAGTTGGCAATAATGCGATCTTGTGTACCTTTAATGTTAAACATTATCAAATGATTCCAAGGTTAAGGATAGAGAAGCCATACAACCGATAA
- a CDS encoding DUF2442 domain-containing protein has translation MVNPYLEINKDDDILRQKIEKARKNTEEKLERCAIVAKYDPQRNQIFIKFTDGVEFSFPPQLGQGLQNATAEQLSEVEITPSGQGLHWEMLDADLSIPDLLRGVYGNKKWMSELKQKKLI, from the coding sequence ATGGTTAATCCTTATCTAGAAATCAATAAAGATGACGATATTTTAAGGCAAAAAATAGAGAAGGCGAGGAAAAATACAGAAGAAAAATTAGAGCGATGCGCGATCGTGGCAAAGTATGATCCACAGCGTAATCAGATTTTTATTAAGTTTACTGATGGGGTTGAGTTTAGTTTTCCTCCGCAGTTAGGACAAGGGTTACAAAATGCAACAGCAGAACAATTATCTGAAGTAGAAATTACTCCTTCTGGTCAAGGACTCCATTGGGAGATGTTAGATGCAGATTTAAGTATTCCTGATTTATTGCGGGGAGTTTATGGTAATAAAAAATGGATGAGTGAACTAAAACAGAAAAAGCTAATTTAA
- a CDS encoding nuclear transport factor 2 family protein: protein MTTKKLVPPFDRETAIAKVRMAEDAWNSRDPERVSLAYTEDSFWRNRSEIFQGREKIRAFLQRKWDKELDYRLVKEMWAYGENRISVRFQYEWHDDAGQWYRAYGNENWEFDENGLMRRREASINDKPITEAERRFHWPAGPRPQDHPGLIDSPE, encoded by the coding sequence ATGACAACAAAAAAGTTAGTGCCCCCTTTTGATCGAGAAACCGCGATCGCGAAAGTTCGGATGGCTGAGGATGCTTGGAATAGTCGTGATCCTGAACGAGTTTCTTTAGCTTATACAGAAGATAGTTTTTGGCGCAATCGTTCCGAAATTTTTCAAGGTCGTGAAAAAATCCGTGCTTTTCTACAGCGCAAATGGGATAAAGAACTAGATTATCGTCTCGTAAAAGAAATGTGGGCTTATGGGGAAAATCGGATTTCGGTTCGGTTTCAATATGAATGGCATGATGATGCTGGACAATGGTATCGCGCTTATGGCAATGAAAACTGGGAATTTGATGAAAATGGCTTAATGAGACGCAGAGAAGCTAGTATTAATGATAAGCCCATTACAGAGGCTGAACGTCGCTTTCATTGGCCAGCTGGCCCTCGCCCCCAAGATCACCCTGGGTTAATTGATTCCCCAGAATAG
- a CDS encoding MSMEG_0570 family nitrogen starvation response protein, with protein MPEVHFEIAWPDGSTEVCYSPSAVIKKYFQVGESYSLEDFVARCSEALNSGSERVKAKYGRPCGLALGQLEQIEAKAKTYQDDPSQTVQLIQFK; from the coding sequence ATGCCAGAAGTTCATTTTGAAATTGCTTGGCCAGATGGGTCAACAGAAGTATGCTATTCTCCTTCGGCAGTGATCAAAAAATATTTCCAAGTTGGTGAAAGTTATTCCTTAGAAGATTTTGTTGCGCGATGCAGTGAAGCCCTAAATTCAGGAAGTGAAAGAGTTAAAGCAAAATATGGTCGCCCTTGTGGATTAGCATTAGGACAACTTGAACAAATTGAAGCCAAAGCCAAAACGTATCAAGATGATCCTAGTCAAACTGTCCAACTAATTCAATTTAAATGA
- a CDS encoding BMC domain-containing protein encodes MPSQLPAEFNHQSPPPQQHYSDSALGLVATTSFPAIVGTADMMLKSAEVILVGYEKIGSGHCTAIVRGKTADVRLAVDEGAKTAEQFGQLIAKLVIPRPMPNLEAVFPIGTRLAELAQQQRGYSNMSNRAIGLLETRGFPAMVAGADAMLKAADVQLTAYETIGAGLCTAIIRGSVANVAMAIEVGMQEAERVGELHAVMVIPRLMEDLEHTLPVAESLQEKEPQRESLSLPQKQEETTEKRQPLSLPQKEEETIEAEATDEEERPLIQLPELEKLEEREQKPEQEKKRQQAPPPEDNENSTDTNG; translated from the coding sequence ATGCCATCGCAATTACCTGCAGAGTTTAATCATCAATCGCCACCACCACAACAACACTATAGTGACAGCGCTTTAGGCTTAGTTGCTACCACTAGCTTTCCAGCCATCGTGGGAACTGCTGACATGATGCTGAAATCTGCAGAAGTGATTTTAGTGGGATATGAAAAAATTGGCAGTGGTCATTGTACCGCCATTGTGAGAGGAAAAACTGCTGATGTCCGTTTAGCCGTGGATGAAGGGGCAAAAACCGCCGAACAATTTGGGCAACTAATTGCAAAATTAGTCATTCCTCGCCCCATGCCCAATTTAGAAGCTGTGTTTCCCATTGGCACTCGGTTAGCGGAATTAGCCCAACAACAGCGCGGCTATTCTAATATGAGTAATCGCGCGATCGGGCTATTAGAAACTAGAGGATTTCCAGCGATGGTTGCTGGTGCTGATGCGATGTTAAAAGCGGCAGATGTACAACTAACTGCTTATGAAACCATTGGCGCAGGGTTATGTACTGCCATTATTCGGGGTTCAGTGGCAAATGTTGCCATGGCAATTGAAGTGGGAATGCAAGAAGCTGAACGAGTTGGGGAACTCCATGCGGTGATGGTGATTCCACGGTTAATGGAAGACTTAGAACATACCCTTCCTGTAGCAGAATCCTTACAAGAAAAAGAACCGCAACGGGAAAGCCTATCCCTACCGCAGAAACAAGAAGAAACCACAGAAAAACGGCAACCGTTATCCTTACCGCAGAAAGAAGAAGAAACGATAGAAGCCGAAGCTACAGACGAAGAAGAACGTCCCTTAATACAACTACCCGAATTAGAGAAACTGGAGGAACGGGAACAAAAACCAGAACAAGAGAAAAAACGCCAGCAAGCCCCGCCTCCAGAAGATAACGAAAACTCAACCGACACCAACGGCTGA
- a CDS encoding DUF3050 domain-containing protein, whose amino-acid sequence MSSFLIQIEKELSQQKNYLKTHPLYESLTSKKAIQVFMENHVFAVWDFMSLVKTLQHRLTSVEIPWTPKNPKNCRLINEIVLGEESDLDPQGIPCSHYSLYLDAMKDVGAETEKIVSLVSLVKQGYSVKQATASINLPSPVCQFLNFTFDNISMASNPELVAIFLYGREDIIPELFLGILQDFPQADQYQKLIYYLERHIKVDGEQHSKLGQEMMIEICGDSPQNWNNAVSAAKKALQVRAELWDFIHKEINNIE is encoded by the coding sequence ATGTCATCATTTCTGATTCAAATAGAAAAAGAATTAAGCCAGCAAAAAAATTATCTCAAAACGCATCCTTTATATGAGTCCTTAACATCAAAAAAGGCAATTCAAGTCTTTATGGAAAACCATGTTTTTGCAGTTTGGGATTTTATGTCCCTTGTCAAAACTTTACAGCACCGCTTAACTTCTGTAGAAATTCCTTGGACTCCCAAAAATCCAAAAAATTGTCGGCTTATTAATGAAATTGTTTTAGGAGAAGAATCTGATTTAGACCCTCAAGGAATCCCTTGTAGCCATTATAGCCTTTATTTAGATGCGATGAAGGATGTAGGGGCAGAAACTGAAAAAATAGTCTCTCTTGTGAGTTTAGTTAAGCAAGGATATTCTGTTAAACAAGCGACTGCCTCTATTAATTTACCTTCTCCAGTTTGTCAATTTCTTAATTTTACGTTTGATAATATTTCTATGGCTTCTAATCCAGAATTAGTTGCCATCTTTTTGTATGGTCGAGAAGATATCATTCCAGAGTTATTTCTAGGAATTTTGCAAGATTTTCCTCAAGCAGATCAATATCAGAAGCTAATTTACTACTTAGAAAGACATATTAAAGTTGATGGTGAGCAACATAGCAAATTGGGACAAGAAATGATGATTGAAATTTGTGGAGATTCTCCTCAAAACTGGAATAATGCAGTATCCGCAGCTAAAAAAGCCTTGCAAGTAAGAGCAGAGCTATGGGACTTTATTCATAAAGAAATTAATAATATTGAATAA
- a CDS encoding type I restriction-modification system subunit M N-terminal domain-containing protein, which produces MPNNNPQDLVGFIWSIADKLRGPYRPPQYRHVMLPMIVWRRLDCVLEPTKFALN; this is translated from the coding sequence ATGCCAAACAATAATCCACAAGACCTCGTTGGCTTTATCTGGAGTATTGCGGATAAGTTAAGGGGTCCCTATCGCCCGCCTCAATACCGTCATGTAATGTTACCGATGATTGTTTGGCGTCGCCTTGATTGTGTTTTAGAACCAACTAAATTTGCTTTAAATTAG
- a CDS encoding transposase: MGLITLHDTKITGKGIQPTGKKQWKFDYLWLYGLVEPRTGENFFREFSHLDGLCFEQYLSWFAQEYPDDLHLIQVDNSRCHTWLELQLPDNVILIFQPPYSPEVNPIERLWQEIKKPLKWEFFPDLDDLRKRLSKILSKLSSQVITQITGWDFILNALSVANI, translated from the coding sequence ATCGGGTTAATCACACTTCACGATACAAAAATTACAGGTAAAGGAATTCAACCGACAGGAAAAAAACAGTGGAAGTTTGATTATTTATGGTTGTACGGTTTAGTGGAACCGAGAACGGGAGAGAATTTTTTCAGAGAATTTTCTCATCTTGATGGTCTTTGCTTTGAGCAGTATTTAAGCTGGTTTGCTCAAGAATATCCTGACGATTTACACTTAATACAAGTTGATAACAGTCGTTGCCATACTTGGTTAGAGTTACAACTTCCTGATAATGTCATTTTAATTTTCCAACCACCTTATTCCCCAGAAGTTAATCCCATTGAACGATTATGGCAAGAAATTAAGAAACCTTTGAAATGGGAATTCTTTCCCGATTTAGATGATTTAAGAAAGCGACTTTCCAAAATCTTATCAAAATTAAGTTCTCAAGTGATTACTCAGATCACTGGATGGGACTTTATTCTCAATGCTTTATCTGTAGCAAACATTTAG
- a CDS encoding valine--pyruvate transaminase, producing MTKKAMDYNLSHFGTQMSELTGVRAIMKDIIETLRQAGEREFINLSAGNPVIIPEVEKLWRDCTAELLASSEYGEVVCRYGSSQGYAPLIEAIVKDFNQRYGLNLSDRNILITPGSQALYFYAANAFGGYAEDGSLKEIVLPLSPEYTGYGGVSLFKEALRAYKPTLDIDENGHRFKYRPDFSQLAINEQTGCVILSRPCNPTGNVISDEELNKITELAKPAHVPVILDAAYSPPYPGLNFTEMTPQFGENLLHCLSLSKAGLPGERIGVAIGEPELIEVLESFQTNLCIHSPRYGQAIAARAIASGQLGHIAENVIRPHYQSKFAVLEETLDAYMPKTVPWFLHRGEGAIFSWLWLKDLPLSDWDLYQELKQQDVIVVPGSTFFPGLKEEWQHKHQCIRISLTATNEEIATAMQRLAKVVEKVYQGSAVGVG from the coding sequence ATGACAAAAAAAGCAATGGATTATAACCTTTCCCACTTTGGTACGCAGATGTCAGAATTAACAGGCGTGCGTGCCATTATGAAAGATATTATAGAAACCCTCCGTCAAGCTGGCGAAAGGGAGTTTATTAATCTTAGCGCAGGTAATCCTGTGATTATCCCTGAAGTGGAGAAATTATGGCGGGATTGTACTGCTGAGTTATTAGCAAGTTCTGAATATGGTGAGGTAGTCTGTCGTTATGGCTCTTCTCAAGGCTATGCTCCTTTAATTGAGGCGATTGTTAAAGATTTTAATCAACGTTATGGCTTAAATCTCAGCGATCGCAATATTTTAATTACCCCCGGTTCCCAAGCTCTCTATTTTTATGCTGCCAATGCTTTTGGCGGTTACGCTGAGGATGGCTCTCTTAAGGAAATTGTTCTTCCTCTTAGTCCAGAATATACGGGTTACGGAGGCGTTAGTTTATTTAAAGAGGCTTTACGGGCTTATAAACCCACCCTTGATATTGATGAGAATGGTCATCGCTTCAAATATCGCCCTGATTTTAGTCAACTGGCTATTAATGAGCAAACGGGCTGTGTGATTCTGTCTCGCCCTTGCAATCCTACGGGGAATGTGATTTCTGATGAAGAATTAAATAAAATTACGGAACTGGCGAAACCAGCGCATGTTCCTGTGATTCTTGATGCCGCTTATTCCCCTCCTTATCCGGGATTGAATTTTACCGAGATGACCCCTCAATTTGGTGAGAATTTATTACATTGTTTAAGTCTTTCTAAAGCTGGACTCCCCGGAGAACGGATTGGAGTTGCCATTGGCGAACCTGAGTTAATTGAGGTTTTAGAATCATTCCAGACTAATTTATGTATTCATTCTCCTCGCTATGGACAGGCAATTGCGGCTCGCGCGATCGCGTCAGGTCAACTAGGACATATTGCTGAAAATGTGATCCGTCCTCACTATCAAAGTAAATTTGCGGTTCTTGAAGAAACCCTTGATGCTTATATGCCGAAAACCGTTCCTTGGTTTCTCCATCGCGGTGAGGGAGCAATTTTCTCTTGGCTATGGTTAAAAGATTTGCCGTTATCAGATTGGGATCTCTATCAAGAGTTGAAGCAACAGGATGTTATTGTAGTTCCCGGTAGCACATTTTTCCCAGGCTTAAAAGAAGAATGGCAACATAAACACCAATGTATCCGCATCAGCTTAACTGCGACTAATGAAGAAATTGCCACAGCCATGCAACGGTTAGCTAAAGTTGTGGAAAAGGTATATCAAGGATCAGCCGTTGGTGTCGGTTGA
- the bchB gene encoding ferredoxin:protochlorophyllide reductase (ATP-dependent) subunit B, whose protein sequence is MKLAYWMYAGPAHIGTLRIASSFKNVHAIMHAPLGDDYFNVMRSMLERDRNFTPVTTSVVDRKVLARGSQEKVVDNITRKDAEIHPDLTILTPTCTSSILQEDLENFVQRAQLDSSGDVMLADVNHYRVNELQAADKTLAQVVKFYLEKAEKKGDIRTDKTEKPSVNIIGPTTLGFHNQHDLTELQRLMTDLGIEINQIIPQGACVHELKTLPRAWFNLVPYREVGPMAAKYIEDNYNVPTVQVTPMGIVETARCIRSMQKAINDQGGNVDYEGYIDNQTRFVSQAAWFSRSIDCQNLTGKKAVVFGDNTHAVAMTRILAKEMGIRVVLAGTYCTYDADWFKEQVQDYCDEVLVSDDNGAIGDAIARLEPAAIFGTQMERHVGKRINIPCGVIAAPIHIQDFPVGYRPFLGYEGANQVVDLVYNSFTLGMEDHLLEIFGGHDTKEVITKTVSAESDLNWTKDGLAELNKVPGFVRGKVKRNTEKYAREQGIENISAEVIYAAKEAVNA, encoded by the coding sequence ATGAAATTAGCTTACTGGATGTATGCGGGGCCCGCTCATATTGGCACACTCCGCATTGCTAGCTCGTTTAAGAACGTTCACGCTATTATGCACGCCCCCCTCGGAGATGATTACTTTAATGTTATGCGGTCGATGTTAGAGCGCGATCGCAATTTTACGCCTGTAACTACCAGTGTGGTAGATCGTAAGGTACTTGCCCGTGGCTCACAAGAAAAAGTCGTGGATAACATTACCCGTAAAGATGCCGAAATTCATCCCGACTTAACCATCCTTACCCCCACTTGCACTTCCAGTATTTTACAAGAAGACTTAGAAAACTTTGTTCAACGCGCCCAACTCGATAGCAGTGGCGATGTCATGCTTGCCGATGTTAATCATTATCGTGTGAATGAACTACAAGCAGCAGATAAAACCCTTGCTCAAGTTGTCAAATTCTATCTAGAGAAAGCTGAGAAAAAAGGTGATATTCGCACCGATAAAACGGAAAAGCCCTCCGTTAATATTATTGGTCCCACTACTTTAGGCTTTCATAATCAACATGATCTCACAGAACTACAACGGTTAATGACTGATTTGGGCATTGAAATTAACCAAATTATTCCGCAAGGGGCTTGTGTCCATGAACTGAAAACGCTTCCTCGGGCGTGGTTTAACCTCGTTCCATATCGGGAAGTCGGCCCCATGGCAGCCAAATATATCGAGGATAATTATAATGTTCCTACGGTACAAGTAACCCCTATGGGAATTGTGGAAACGGCCCGTTGTATCCGTTCGATGCAGAAGGCGATTAATGATCAGGGGGGAAATGTTGATTATGAAGGCTATATTGATAATCAAACCCGCTTTGTCTCGCAAGCGGCTTGGTTCTCTCGTTCCATTGACTGCCAAAACTTAACAGGGAAAAAAGCGGTTGTTTTTGGGGATAATACTCATGCAGTTGCTATGACCCGTATTTTAGCCAAAGAAATGGGAATTCGGGTGGTCTTAGCTGGAACCTACTGCACCTACGATGCGGATTGGTTTAAAGAACAAGTCCAAGATTATTGTGATGAGGTTCTTGTCAGTGATGATAATGGGGCAATTGGTGACGCGATCGCGCGATTAGAACCAGCTGCTATTTTTGGTACGCAAATGGAACGCCATGTGGGTAAACGCATTAACATTCCCTGTGGCGTAATTGCTGCCCCAATTCACATTCAAGACTTCCCAGTTGGCTATCGTCCTTTCTTAGGCTATGAAGGAGCAAACCAAGTGGTAGATTTAGTGTATAATTCCTTTACTCTCGGTATGGAAGATCACCTCTTAGAAATCTTCGGTGGACACGATACCAAAGAAGTGATTACCAAAACAGTTTCTGCGGAATCTGACTTAAATTGGACAAAAGACGGGTTAGCAGAATTAAATAAAGTTCCTGGGTTTGTTCGTGGCAAAGTAAAACGGAATACCGAAAAATATGCCCGAGAACAAGGAATTGAAAATATCAGCGCCGAAGTGATATATGCTGCCAAAGAAGCAGTAAATGCGTAA